One genomic segment of Streptomyces sp. RerS4 includes these proteins:
- a CDS encoding nitrilase-related carbon-nitrogen hydrolase codes for MAQVVRAALVQATWTGDTESMIAKHEEHARRAAAQGAKIIGFQEVFNAPYFCQVQEPEHYRWAEPVPDGPTVRRMQDLARETGMVIVVPVFEFESEGFYYNTAAVIDADGSYLGKYRKHHIPQVKGFWEKFYFRPGNLGWPVFDTAVGRVGVYICYDRHFPEGWRQLGLAGAQLVYNPSATHRGLSAHLWQLEQPASAVANEYFIAAINRVGREEYGDNDFYGTSYFVDPRGRFVGDLASDKEEELLVRDLDFDLIKEVRDQWAFYRDRRPDAYGGLVQP; via the coding sequence ATGGCCCAAGTCGTCCGCGCCGCACTCGTCCAGGCCACCTGGACCGGAGACACCGAGTCGATGATCGCCAAGCACGAGGAGCACGCCCGTCGGGCGGCGGCCCAGGGTGCGAAGATCATCGGCTTCCAGGAGGTGTTCAACGCCCCCTACTTCTGCCAGGTCCAGGAGCCCGAGCACTACCGCTGGGCCGAACCCGTCCCCGACGGCCCCACCGTCCGCCGGATGCAGGACCTCGCCCGCGAGACCGGCATGGTCATCGTCGTCCCGGTCTTCGAGTTCGAGAGCGAAGGGTTCTACTACAACACCGCCGCCGTGATCGACGCGGACGGCAGCTACCTCGGCAAGTACCGCAAGCACCACATCCCGCAGGTCAAGGGCTTCTGGGAGAAGTTCTACTTCCGCCCCGGCAACCTCGGCTGGCCCGTCTTCGACACCGCCGTCGGCCGTGTCGGCGTGTACATCTGCTACGACCGCCACTTCCCCGAGGGCTGGCGCCAACTCGGCCTCGCCGGAGCACAGTTGGTGTACAACCCGTCCGCCACCCACCGGGGCCTGTCCGCGCACCTGTGGCAGCTGGAGCAGCCCGCCTCCGCCGTCGCCAACGAGTACTTCATCGCCGCCATCAACCGCGTCGGCCGGGAGGAGTACGGCGACAACGACTTCTACGGCACGAGCTACTTCGTCGACCCGCGCGGCCGGTTCGTCGGCGACCTCGCGAGCGACAAGGAGGAGGAACTCCTCGTCCGGGACCTCGACTTCGACCTGATCAAGGAGGTCCGCGACCAGTGGGCCTTCTACCGCGACCGCCGCCCCGACGCCTACGGAGGGCTCGTACAGCC